From the genome of Brachionichthys hirsutus isolate HB-005 chromosome 9, CSIRO-AGI_Bhir_v1, whole genome shotgun sequence:
TCGTAAAtatataggaggaacagtaacggccctagaatgcttcCATTGTAATTATGTCACAATGAAGCTTGACTGTCTGTGAAGATTCTCAGTTATCCAGGTCATGATAGAGCTCTGTGCTGAATAAAGTTAAGTGAAGGTGTAGAAAAAGCTTGACGATGTTTGGCCTCTCATCCGAGAGGCTTCTCCAGTACCGAAAGTCTTGTGGGGGCATTCCACAAATCATTATGGGAGTTGTGAAGGTAATTATGTCACAATGAAAATCATTGAACCCCAGTTACATTGGGCTTCAAGACAGCCAGACATAAGCTGAATGGCGTAGTTCAGTGCAGTGATGACCACCCAGACTTCAATCACTCCACAAGTGGACAGCGTGACACGGGAGATCAGATGCCTCAGGTCAGGACTCTGCAGGTCATCTGCCTCCTGAAGGACAATGACCATTCGTTTGAAGATAGCAGAGTGCACATCATGGAGgacagatggtttgagagagtggctaaagaagccatcccgcaaaaatcaaaccaaattGTCGTGTATGGCTTCATCTGCATCGCAAAGCAGCTCGTTGAATGGCTGCGATGTGAGGAAATGCGTAAGAACCACACATGTCGACATTCagacttcattcattcagccttgaagatgagatgatgaCAGTCGTGCAGCCACTTATCAGTAGTTGCGGGttgcaggtgttgctggagcctatctcagctgactaCGGGAGAGAGACATGGTGCACCCTGGACGAGACGTCAGCTAATCGCACCACACCAAAGACAAAGATGGAATcagaccttcttgctgtgagacaacagtgcTACAAACTGTAATGTATTATCCCTAAGCATATTAGGTGAAAGGATGCAGGTCTTGCTCTGAATGTTATTCCTTTTTTAGCATATTTGTGCCATTTGTTTGGAGGGAAAGCTCTGCCTTATTGCCACTCTCAGAGTGAGCATCTGTACCTGCTGTTGCACAGCAACCTTACATGTCATTGGAGACACACAAATGATTTAGAATTTTAGATGACCTAATTATTCTAAAACATGCACCGACAATCATGtgacagcttttattttattttattttatgtttatttgtcaGGAGCCATACATCAGCATTACATCAATAGACATTACAACACGTGTAAAGTTTATGAGGAGATGCTTAGCATAAAGGATTTATAGACAGAGCTAATTAGCAATCACTCCATCACCAATTAAAACAAACTGCAAACCCTGACtataaagtttattttgttgtacATCTGTTTGACATGCCTTGTATTAAGCAGTGTtttcactcaatgaaaccacaatgCATTCATGTCTGCTCAAGATCAGCTATTCAGTGAAAgaggaatgaatgaacaaatgattGACGTTTTCACATCACAGGTAAAAAACGATACCGGTATAACTGTATTTCaattgttgtttatttgtataACCCTaggctgcagaaagacaaagtgCAGAAAAACAGGCTGAACATCAAACTTGGTGTCATCCAAAGTGCAAAGTTAGACCAGTTTCTACACAAAGTGCTCCCTCTCTCACTGCGCACTGGAGACTGTTGCCAGACAGCACATGAAAGACAGGAAGATACCATGACTGCTTCAAATCAGGTATTTATTTGTTATGCCATGAGTGAGATTCTTTTTGAAGAATACCTTTAATGATTTAACACAAGAGTTTATTTATTTCGGGGTCAATCATGGTGCACAGCAATAACCTGCTGACCTAAGCTCTCATGTCTAattagaataaatatatatgtctAAATCAAGAGATTGTTTTAATTcatgttgtaaaataaaatataaccaGTGGTGGAGTGATTAATTTCATATGTCTTATCATTTGATAGACTATATTGAgacttattttctgttttcctcttgtagaaacttaaattaaatttgaatgaaattatttaaaatgataagACACTTATCTAAATGATGTAGGCCCTATTGTAAAAGTAGCCTGTGCGCCGATGTGATTACAACTAGCTAAATATATTGTCATAGAATAAAACACCTGTTTACATCACTGCAACATGATGCACCATGATGCGTTTTGTTAGAATAGAATATTTTCATTGCAGATTGGATCTACAAtatgctgctccgtctggtgcttatgtacaacataaaatacaagtaatagaagaagaaaacaacacacattgaaagtgataaacagtgcatgcagatatattgtccagtactttgcatacaGTAGTAgcatacattagttattgcacatgaaGTCGGGGAGGCGGCGgtattgcacatggtgagtagttatgttgtttagtgctggttgttgttcagagcgctgacGGCCTTCTGGAAAAAcatgtccctgagtctgtttgtcctgctcttgtgcaacctgtagctcTGTCCTGAGGGTAACAGGGTGAACAAGTTGTGTCCAGGGTGTGAAGAGTCTCTGAAAAtcttgtgattttatttcacaaactGCACACAGAATGTGGAGTTTGTGAGAACCGGCTACGGCAAGAACACGGTGAAGGTGCTGGTCATCAGGAGACAGGGGAGCCACCATTGCATCATTGAGCTGAAAGCTGACGTGGAGCTCACACTCAGATCACGCAAGGACTATCTGACTGGAGACAATTCAGACATCATTCCCACCGATACCATCAAGAACACCCTTCATGCCCTGGCCAAGCTCAAGGGGGTAGGATGAGGTCATACAAATTGTGGAACCATTCACAACTTTGCTATCACTCCATCGACAGCCATGTCTGCTTGTAGGAATTTGAATGATTTAAATGCAGGAGAATCAAGTTTTAGATATTTTAGATAAATTTGCCGCAAATAAGCCAAAAATAGTCAACAGGATTACTGGAAACAAAGTATTTCTCCTCATTGTTCTTCTTAAGGTCAATTTAGTTGTGCTGACTAGAGCTCATGAACACAATTGTAATGGGATCTTGCTttgttaaacaaaataaaaagaagtttTTCAGTCACTGAAATATAATTATTTAGCCACACTTCACTGCAAAGATGTGAATTGATCAAATACAATCGACCTGCTGACTTTTGTTTTACTCTGAACCTCTTTTGCATTCCCACTCAGCTGTCAGATATCATTTCTATTCATGTTCTCTCTTGTTTGCAATGCATCTCCATACAATGTGTATCTGTTCAGGTAAAGACCATCGAACAGTTTTCCCTGGATATCTGTCATCACTTCCTGACCTCTTTCAACCATGTGCTGAGGGCCAGTGTTCATATGGAGGAGGCCCCATGGAGGAGGCTAAGGAAGGTACAATTCAACTTTCATTCAacattttgatgtaaaaaacTTAGttaaatgatatatatatatatacattaaaacAGGggtttttacatatttttcatagtttttcttttctcagaatGGCGTAGAGCATGCACATGCTTTTATCCACTGTCCAGAAGCTGTTCGTTTCTGTGATGTTGAGCAGAATCTAAGCGGTGAGCCCAACAGCATGCAGACATGCTTTTACGTCACCCTAtagtttaaaatgcatttgcGTAACTTCATTCGTCAGAATTCTGGCTTGATTCTCAGAGTTCATGCAGTATAATGAAGCTCATCATTATtcttgtttaaaaaatatatatgtgaaattatttttttcattgtgaTGTAAATAGATATTAAGGATTGTAGTCATAATAAAACCCTTACAATGTAGGATTTTAGCAATCACATCTGTATGCTAAGATGCTTCCttatgatttttgttttgaccCATGCAGGCATCCCCACGGTTCACAGTGGGGTAAAGGACATGAAGGTGCTGAAGACCACCCAGTCCGGGTTTGAGGGTTTCCTCCGAGACCGCTTTACTACTCTACAGGAGGCCAAAGACAGGTGTTTCTGCACCGCTGTGTATGCAAGGTGGCGCTACAACAAGATCCAGGATGTGGATTTTGATGCTGCATGGTACTTATCAATTTAAGTTGTGAGGAACACTGAATTAATTTTCACTTGTAGGTATGCATTTGATGTAGCCAGAGAAGGATTACTCACACAAAACCGACCAAATACCACTCATTTCAAAGTACTGCGCATCAAACTCTAAAGTCCAATGACATGAATTCTTCATCCTTGCAGGAATCGTGTGAAGGACATGATTATTGATAGATTTGCTGGCCCCTACGATCTTGGAGAGTACTCACCGTCTGTGCAGAACACCCTTTATGAAACACAGGTTCTGGTGCTGGAAAAAGTTCGTGAGGTAAATAAAAGTTCAAAAAATCTATCATAGTCATGACATGAGTACTTCCAACACATATTGATGATATAAAAATTATAAGCGTAAATACAACTAAAATGCATAAGTCTGCTGGATCCCTGTTCTGCTTGGGAAAAAAAGCAGTGATCAAGCTCCCTCTAAGGGCACATCAATTCGAGAAAATGGAATGCAGAATCCATCTGTAAGGAAATGTCATGAACTACATATACTTATATAATATGTAATTAATTTAGCATCTAGTAGAAccatattaaattaaattaggaTACATTTAATAGGAGACATCACAAATAAATGTACGGTAATTATCTCTTCCAGGTGGAAGAAATAGAGATAGTGATGCCCAACCAGCATTACTTCACGATTGACATGACAAAACTGGGCCTCATGAACAAAGATGAGGTAAGTTTTGTGAATAAAACTCATCTTTACAGGTAGCACTCATGTCATGAACTTATTGGGTTACGacttgtacccccccccccccccccccacaggttcTTCTTCCAATGGATAACCCCTCAGGAAATATCACAGGAATATTGCgaagaaaacagaaagcaaaGCTGTGAAGAAATCCTGCCATGTCAAAACAGTTTGAGAAAAATACTTtcgcaaaaataaatatttgcctAACAtgataaaactagaaaagcactcagagagcagaccactgccgagcagctcattcccctcataattagatttacaccatccacatggggatctggatcatcaccagaagttctaaattgttcttggtatctttatacaccaaccatggaaagtaaaagtgaatcaaagttgatgtgtatgtttaacagatttttgaatccgtaaatgcggttttcaatgttaatatgtaatattttttcctaacgtcattctggatccgatcaatgtgaatttggtggtgagatagaggcccccacccaacatctgtcaataatcaactgagatactgaggaacaaattttgaagctccattgactgaaatgttaacaaaaatttcaaagtgatccagagtcAAGGATCTCCTTCTTGATCACCAAAACATAATCTTCTGTTCCTTGCAAGAGTCCCGACACGTGCAAATCCAGAACGTTTTtatttatcttgctaacggacagacagacagaccaacgacGGTGATTACATAACTTCCGCCTCACCTCTATAACCGTAACTATATGGGCTGGGaattatcattaaaaaaatctatcaATAAATAAGTATTGTTCTTTGGTGAGAAAAGAGCACCATTTATTGCAAATCTTTGAAAGATATCAACTCTCCAGTGTTTTGTTGTACATAAAGTATACTGTACATTGGTCATACACACTTCAGTTGTCATTGCGACAATGCCGAAAGCaccacaggtaaaaaaaacattatatatacagtatacacacatTTTTATCAAGAGCCTTGAGCCTGTAAGTGCACAGGAACAAAAGCTCCTTGTGTCTGGGAAAACAAAACGGGTCGTTGTTACATGCTAAGGACTCATCTACTTcaagcattaaaatgattttctgaATGTATTAAAGAGTTTAGGTGTGACAAAACATAGTTTAACTGTACATAtcttattttaaaatacttCTTATTTCACAAACATTGGTTGATTAATTTTGCAAAcaagctcaaacacacacatcaaacccAATTTTCTttaccatttaaaaataaaacaaaaataaacatctcaAACAACAGAAATCAGAACGGCCGAAAGGGTTAACAGCCGAGGGCTTTTTTGGGGGTCCACACTGACACAAACATACAGCATTCAAATCACATTTGAGATGCCACTGTTGCCAGACGAGTCTTTGCGAAGCAGCAGCTAACCTGGGGTCTCCCGACATCATGATTGTCACTGAGGTGGGTTCATTGATGCCCTGCGATGCTATGAGGCACTGGTCTTCAGGTGTTGGGTCTGCAGCGGCTTCACATGATACTCATAGATTTTCAGTGCAGGGCCAAGCTTTATCGACAGCCCCGTCAAGACGTCGTTGCGCGTCATCAGGAGGAGGGACTTGCCATCGATCTCCTGTCAGGTGGAGAGAAAAATATTTGACTTGACATTCTAGAAATGCTTTCATGCAGTGAGAAGAATTGTGAGCAGGAACAGCACTCTGACCTGATCCTGAAAAGCTGTGGCTTGCTCCTCAAATCCTGTTGCTTTAAAGTAATTGACAACATCGGCAACCCCCCAGTTGGCGGGGTCTGGTAGCTGACCATTCTCCACTGGACTGCAGGGACAAAGCGTGAACGGATTTATCAGAATGTAACGCCACAGTAAAGAATATTTCGCGTCAATAGGATACGATACCTTTTGGCGTCAACAGAGCCATTTGCCTTGTCTTCCATGCTGGCTGTcagcatgtaaaataaaaaaaatgaccatCGAATTAGAACAGCGTGACAGAATATAGACTCAGTACGAACAAGAAGTCTCAGCTTATGTTGTTCGTacattattttataaaataagataACAATTTATACTTTTTTGAAGAATTAATTTACGCATGAGTATGAAGGGTTGGAACGTTTACACAAAAAGTGAGCTGTGGCCACTTTCAAGTAGAGCCAC
Proteins encoded in this window:
- the uox gene encoding uricase, which translates into the protein MTASNQNVEFVRTGYGKNTVKVLVIRRQGSHHCIIELKADVELTLRSRKDYLTGDNSDIIPTDTIKNTLHALAKLKGVKTIEQFSLDICHHFLTSFNHVLRASVHMEEAPWRRLRKNGVEHAHAFIHCPEAVRFCDVEQNLSGIPTVHSGVKDMKVLKTTQSGFEGFLRDRFTTLQEAKDRCFCTAVYARWRYNKIQDVDFDAAWNRVKDMIIDRFAGPYDLGEYSPSVQNTLYETQVLVLEKVREVEEIEIVMPNQHYFTIDMTKLGLMNKDEVLLPMDNPSGNITGILRRKQKAKL
- the samd13 gene encoding sterile alpha motif domain-containing protein 13 produces the protein MLTASMEDKANGSVDAKSPVENGQLPDPANWGVADVVNYFKATGFEEQATAFQDQEIDGKSLLLMTRNDVLTGLSIKLGPALKIYEYHVKPLQTQHLKTSAS